One genomic region from Capra hircus breed San Clemente chromosome 18, ASM170441v1, whole genome shotgun sequence encodes:
- the LOC106503117 gene encoding zinc finger protein 383-like → MARGPVTFRGMVIEFFPHEWEFLDSLQKKLYCNVMMENYSNLVSLGHSISKPDIIVLLEEGRNPWMVVRKETRSWNTDLESSYKITSDRKTFVFGKHSSLFLHQIIHGDEKLYEECGKAFCCASNLAQHGRVHYGADCQDSKMASVLPLKKKKLLDVKLRELPSWILMRDFIPKGIAGALQRGYCQYYNKLNMKKGSVAGLSMVLAAYMLINCCHSNKEL, encoded by the exons ATGGCCCGG GGACCAGTAACATTCAGGGGTATGGTGATAGAGTTCTTTCCGCATGAGTGGGAATTTCTCGACTCGCTTCAGAAGAAATTGTATTGCAATGTGATGATGGAGAACTATAGTAACTTGGTCTCACTGG GCCATTCCATTTCTAAGCCAGACATaattgtgttattggaagaaggaagaaatccCTGGATGGTTgtgagaaaagaaacaagaagctGGAATACAG atttggaATCAAGTTATAAAATAACCAGCGATAGGAAAACATTTGTATTTGGGAAACATTCATCTCTTTTTTTGCATCAGATCATTCATGGTGATGAGAAACTCTATGAAGAATGTGGGAAAGCTTTTTGTTGTGCTTCAAACCTTGCTCAACATGGAAGAGTTCATTATG GAGCAGACTGCCAGGACTCCAAGATGGCATCAGTTTTaccactgaagaaaaagaaactcctGGATGTCAAATTAAGGGAGCTGCCAAGCTGGATACTAATGCGAGATTTCATCCCTAAAGGCATTGCTGGAGCGCTTCAAAGAG GTTATTGCCAGTATTACAACAAGTTAAACATGAAGAAAGGGAGTGTCGCTGGGCTTTCTATGGTGCTGGCAGCTTACATGCTTATCAACTGTTGCCATTCTAACAAGGAGCTTt AA